In Fragaria vesca subsp. vesca linkage group LG5, FraVesHawaii_1.0, whole genome shotgun sequence, the genomic stretch TCAAATCGAGCTCTAAATTGGAAATCCCTAATTCTGCATTTTTTTTGGGCTTTTCCGGCGAGCTCCTGCGGTGGTTGCCTATGAGTTTTTCTGACATCTTCCTTTTGCTTTCCGACGTTGTTTCGACCACAAGTGGTCAAGGCGAGCATGAAGGGGGAGGGGCCAGGTGTGGTTGTTGCTGTGTTGGAGGAGTTGGTGGACTCAGGTGGGGTTGGTTGTAGTGACAGCTGCGGTTAGGGTTTGAAAAGAAGCCCAGTTTCCGGCACAGAGAAGATTGCTGGGTTCTGGTGGTGAGCAGATTAGAGGTAAGGGCATCGTTTGATCGGCTGTGTTGTTGTTGTGTTGTTGTTATGTTGGATCGTGACTGATTCTATGTTTTGGTTGCAAGGATGTCGATAACTTGGAATTTGGAGTATATGGAGAAGTTATGGCAAAATTCCGGCAAGTGGCCGGAATCCGACAGAATATTCCGGCAAGTCGTCGAAATCCGGCGAGGGCAGTTAGTCCGACAGAAGCAGTTGAGGTAGTTTTCAAAGTTTTTCCTTTTTGTTTTGCGTTGTTTCATAAATAGGAAAGTTTGTCGGTTTATAATCGGAAATCTTTCTAAGTGAGGAAAGTTCCTATTTTGAGAAACTTTTCCTTTTTAGAAACTTCCTATTTATGGAAACCCTTTTTGGGTGCTCTTAGTAAATTTTGGGGTGAAGTTGTGTAGAGAGGAAATGAAGGAAATTCTTGGTTTTGTTTGTGAGCATGTTTGATCGTAGGGGATCATAAAATAATTTGTGAGCATGTTTGATCGTAGGGGATCATAAAATAATTTTGGAAGTATTTTGGTTAATGTGTTAAGGCATGAAAATTGATGGTGACTTTGATTCCAGGTTAAGGTTCATTCTGAATAAGTTATAGTTGCGAAGTTTAGTCGGAATTGATTATTAATATATGTTGGTCAATCCTGGTCAACCCAGGATACTTAGTCAATTTAAGAAGAAGTCGAATCAAGATTATTTCAGAATCCGTTTTGACCGATTTATTCTGCTGTTTATCATCAGACGTGGGATTGACTCGAGATTGTGAATAGTGGAGGCAGCGCTCGAGGAGTATGCTGAGCATTGGAAGACTTAGGCCTAATACTGTGAGTGGACTTTTGTTTTAAATAATATGCATGCTATGGTTCATGGTCGAACATTTAAATTGTTTGAGTTTTGACGTCATTTAATTTTGACGCTTTTATTTCTCTTGGAGAGTTACCGAAAAATATATTGAGGAGAGTATGTATATAAATGCTAGCTAGCCATATGTGTCTGTCCACCTTAATGGCGTAGCATATAGCCGCATTATGGTGTGACGTGAGCGTTGGACGTGAGCGTAGTAGCCTTATATGAGTGTTTAATTCATTTAGGGGGTATGGACACATATTTATACACTCGTCTGTCCACCTTAATGGCGTAATGTAGCACCGTATTAAGGCGTGACGTGAGCGTGGGACTCGAGCGTAGTAGCCCTATATAGACCCATGAATTTATATAGGGAGTATGGACGTGTGTAAATACATACATATATTTTAGAGCCTGAGAGGCTCGATATTATGAGATGAAAGTTTTATCGCTTGCAGCATGCATTCGATTTTTCCTTGGAAATTGATTTGGGGAAACATAAATATTTTATTTATTAATTTATTTTTGTCCACTCACTTTAATGTTTGCAAATGTTTTCCTCTGGGCCCTTCGTTTTAAAAATGCCCAGTTTGCAGGTTAGTATAGTTGAGGTCGGGCGTACATGGAGACGAGGCATAGTCAATAGTATAGCTTCTGCTCATCTATATGCTTCTGTCTCTTTTTCTTCACTATTAGAATGACTCTGAATCTATAAGTGGTTGGTTTTAATATTATTTATTTATTTTTAGATTAGTGATTTATTTGGGAGATGTTGTGAATTTGGGGAGCCTTCGAAGGCTCTAGGAGTTTAAGGTTGGATTTAGATTTTCAGAAGTGCGTGCAGGTGTTTTAGGAAGGGTTGTCCATTTTCAAGGAAAGTTTTATTGATTTTTCGGTAGAATCTCTTTTGGAGGTGGTCCCCGCAGGGTTTACCTCGGGTTTCAGGGTGAAATTCGGGGTGGGTCCTGACAGTAGATCATTTCTACAAATTTTCACCCAAATTGTTGTTCGTTAAGATAACAAACTAGATCAAATTAATGGACGAACCAAATCTGTTAAATATGAACCGTTCAAGTTCATAATTGATAAATCACACTTATGAATGTCTTAACAATTTTCAATATAGTTGAAAATTTAAATAAATGATCTATTCATAAATACCTATAAACTGAACGGTCAAGATGTAGATATAAGATCGAAATGTGGGATAAGCCGAAAAGTCCTCACCAAGTCCTCAACTTAAGGGTCCTCACTAGAAGGGCTCACTTGATAGACTTAAACTGAAGTTTTCTACCGTCATTTTTAACGGTGTGACCACAGATTGTAATTGGTCGAGCAGTGAAATAATGCCATTCAGCTCCCCTTTGAAATCACGCCCGTGCTTCTCCATCAGTTTTTCCACGCACTTTGTCAGTTTCTTGAGATTATCCTCGGCCCCTTCAATCGCCTTATTTGCATCCATTCTTGATTGATTTGCTTACAAACAACAAATTAAAACTCAATGACAACTAAACTGGTTAGTCAAAAATCAGAAAATTCAAAAGATTTCAATACAAGTGTATTAAGAAACTGTATGGAAGATAACTGAAGGGACTTTAAAAGCCAACAGTTATCCAGACTCAATTCTCTCCCAACATTCAAACTTTGTATATCCAAAAGAGTGGGAAACCCGGCTATATATAGACTGCAAGCTAGTCTGCAACTCCATTGATTTAGCTAGCATAAACATACCAGTAACTAGTAGCTTCGTTGTTCTTTCCTCTGCAGATAATTGATTAACTTAAAAAAAGGAGACCTCCAGCAGATCGAAGAGGATAAAGACTTGGACCCTATAGTCTACTTTCTGGAAGTTCATAACTATTTGGACCTGATAATGGTATCGATTCTTTTTTATTTGGAAAGGTAATAATGGCAGCTTCTAGCTTCTTCTTCTTCCTCCGCCACCACCACGTCCTTCGGCGAGATCAATCCGGCAAAACAAAAAAACAAAACTGAAAAACAAAATAAAACTAAAAAACAAAATAAAAAAGAAACTGCAAAATAATAATTTTTTATTTAAATTACAACATTTTTTATTAAAAATGAAAATCAAATTAAATTAATTAAAATATTATTTTTTATATATTGAAAACACTTAAGTGACGAAATATTTCGTCGGTTAAGTTGGAAATGTTCGTCGCATAAGTCTATGCGACGAATTTTTTTTCGTCGCTTAGGAGGCACTTATGCGACGAAATCTCTGTTCGTCGCTTAAGTAGTTTAGCGACGAAACGTAATTCGTCGCTTAAGAGGAACATAAGCGACGAAAAATGTATTTTCGTCGCTAGGTACCTATGCGACACCACCTAAGCGACGACTCTTAAGCGACGAAATTTCACTCTTAAGCGACGAAATCATTTCGTCACATAAGTCCTAACTTCTAGTAGTGGCATTGTTTACTGAACCTAAGATTGGTTTGTTGTGTTACTCGCGCTCTAATCCAAAATAGTAATCGCTCCTGGTGGCTCGTACATGTTTTAAAATACAACTAACTAGTGACATTCGAACCAAAACTCAGAAGCATCGGCCGGCTTGTTGTTTTGATCGTATTATGCATTTCTGTTGGGATCCAGTCCATACGAGGCCCAACTTACTCTTAACCCATTTCCTCAACAACTCACAAGACACACATTGCAGTGCCAGTACTACTGCCATAAGGCTCTGCCTCACAACGGCAACCTATGTTTTGGCTTCTCCTTAAAATAGCTGTTAGCTTGTCTCTTATGTAAGTGGTGGATATGTAAGCCACGTGTCTACTTTTGTGAGAGCATGAGCTCCTCCTTTTATGTAGTTGCAGTACTCCAGTTTGGGGACATGAAATGAATCAAGTCTTATTTTAGTTATTTTTCATCCCCTTTCGTTTAAGCTCTAAGAATTTCTTGGAAGGATCGAGCGACGAATACATTGTGACGTTCGCAAGCTGACGCCATAACAACTACATGCAAACCCAGTAATCAGACACTTCATTATGAATCATCGGAACATGATTCTTTATTTCCGAAACCTTAAAAATACATAACCATAGGAAAGGAGACTCGATCGACCAAAACTCCTATTACGAACAAAGTTTATCAGCAGCTACCATACCACCTACGTATCAAAAGAATCAGCAGCTGGTCACCACCTACCATTTAAATGGTTTCAGCAGTCATGAGCCATCCTTCGGCTAATGGGAATATATGAGTGGTCTTCAACATTACATGTATTGCTACTACGTACGTACCCATCCTGCAAGTAGTGTGTCCAGACTTGACCACAATGAACGAGTCCACAACAATCTCTCTTTTGTATGCTTATTCACATATCGGAAAAATAATTATATTACATGAAGAGAAACTAAACCATATCTCACGGCCAACATCAATAGAAACAGAAGAAGACCTACACATTCGCTCCATTATAAGTGGAGCCAAATCTCACCAAGCTGAGTCCGAGAGAATAGTTTCAACTTTCAACGTTTAGCTACAAAACATGCAGCTTCATCCTCTTCACAGAATATTGTTACACACATAAATGGGAGAAGCGATATTTATGGCATTGTCCATCTCATATGACATAGAGACGTCTACATGGGATAGAACTACATACATAAATTTATAGACTATATATGAGGAAGACAACAGTGAATTAAGCATATGGTATAGGATAGACCACTTTACATATAACTGGCTAGCTGATCGATCTGTAAGGTCCAGAGTCCAGAATTCGCACAAGAATACGGCCGTGAGCTACTCAACCTTCTTGTCCTTATAATTCTCATTAGTGACTGTCACCTTGTTCTTTATATTCTTGACAACCTTTTCATCCACCATGTCATGGTATCTTCTTGCCTGTGCCTTCACCCACTCCTCGCTCCTCTTCAGATTTTCCTTGTACCTCACATATATTACGGGAATAGTCATGCCCATAACAACACCTGCACATTATAACATCCAAAACCAAATATCAAACATACATATCATATACTAACTGGCCTACCGCAACAAGTACCACATTCGATCCATAAGAACATTTAGCCAGCTTCAAGATTTTGAGGGGTATATACATGATTCACCTGTGCTATAAATATCACTAATTTCGCTCCATTTTCAACCTGTATCTGAACTTGAAAAGGAATGAATGAGAACGTTCCTAAATGTTATGTGTTGTAATGTGTTCCATTAACACAATTACATCTCATTCTCACTTTCACCTGGATGGCCACATGTTTTGAAAATCTTGATATAATCTATATATGCCGAATCCATGCTAATTAAACTTTAATTACTTGCAGCTATTTATGCTCAATTTTTTTAAATTGAATATATATATATATATAATGTTGATCAGTTGCGGAACGTCCGCACCAAAATTTTGGTGCGGATTTCTATTTTTGCACCACTTCCCGATCAAATTTTCTCAAACTTCTTTTTAGACATATCTAGATCATCTTGTGTAGNNNNNNNNNNNNNNNNNNNNNNNNNNNNNNNNNNNNNNNNNNNNNNNNNNNNNNNNNNNNNNNNNNNNNNNNNNNNNNNNNNNNNNNNNNNNNNNNNNNNNNNNNNNNNNNNNNNNNNNNNNNNNNNNNNNNNNNNNNNNNNNNNNNNNNNNNNNNNNNNNNNNNNNNNNNNNNNNNNNNNNNNNNNNNNNNNNNNNNNNNNNNNNNNNNNNNNNNNNNNNNNNNNNNNNNNNNNNNNNNNNNNNNNNNNNNNNNNNNNNNNNNNNNNNNNNNNNNNNNNNNNNNNNNNNNNNNNNNNNNNNNNNNNNNNNNNNNNNNNNNNNNNNNNNNNNNNNNNNNNNNNNNNNNNNNNNNNNNNNNNNNNNNNNNNNNNNNNNNNNNNNNNNNNNNNNNNNNNNNNNNNNNNNNNNNNNNNNNNNNNNNNNNNNNNNNNNNNNNNNNNNNNNNNNNNNNNNNNNNNNNNNNNNNNNNNNNNNNNNNNNNNNNNNNNNNNNNNNNNNNNNNNNNNNNNNNNNNNNNNNNNNNNNNNNNNNNNNNNNNNNNNNNNNNNNNNNNNNNNNNNNNNNNNNNNNNNNNNNNNNNNNNNNNNNNNNNNNNNNNNNNNNNNNNNNNNNNNNNNNATATATATATATATATGTTAATTCATCAAACACTAACCACTGTACTCTTTACTTTCTTTAGTTGTTACCTGTATAAAGAAAGGTTAGCAGATCAACGTATCCCCCTACACGAGAGAGTAACCACAAACCAGCGGCGGTCCCGGCAAACACAAACCACTCTCTCTCGGCAGCCACCCAAAACATCCATCGAATTCCTTCTTCAATCCACGCTCGAATGCTATTCGCAGTCCTCAAAGCTGTCTCCTCTGTTACCTCCAACATTCCATACAAGTTTGGAGGTTCTCTACAAACACGAAATTGAATAAAACAAAACTAATACTCGAACTATTATCATGCATAACACCAAGTAAAGAAAACAAAGAGAAACAAAAATATTGGAAAGCAGGGGAGCTTGATTAGTTACTTGTTAAAGAACCTAAGCATGTTGGCCCAGAGGAACAGAGAAGTAACAACAAACATGGCCGCCCATGAAATTACAGTAAGGAAGTTGAAGAGATAGACTTTGAGCAAAACCCATGTTGCTGTTGCTATCGAAAGAAGAAGCACACTCTGTTTCTTCTTCTTCCATAAGAATATATCTCTTACGGAATCTGCACCAAATTCGAAATCAGATATGAGTCTGCTAACCTAATTAGACATTCAACTGGTTCAAGTTTCAGGAGCTTACAGATTAGTTACCTGAACTTGGCAGGGCCGATCGATAGGTTTGATCTGTTTCAGACATGTTGCGACTAGAACACACTGAGCTGAAAATGATGAATTATACACTATTTCTGATCGAGATTATGCTTACACGTAGAGACCCGATGCATAGGAACGTGGAAACCATGCAAGCCTTCATGTACGTGTAGCTCGGGCATGGGATTAGGATATATATCAGAGATCAGATATGGGGGATAAGCATTATCGTTTTCTAGGCCCAAATAACAACTTATGACCCAACCCAAATTAGTCCAAAAGGCAATTAGTGCATTATTTTTTTCTTACTAGAGCCTATTGAGCTTTCATCATTGTTCTTCATCCATGCTGCTTCAAACAGTTGGAGCACTTTTCTTTCTATCACCATGAAGCATCATAATTGGAATCCCACTCATAGCCTCAACCAATTTCTCTCATGATTTTCTCTCTTTGGCATGAACTCTTTTATGATTGGCATGCACTGTCATAGAAGCTTGAGGAACAACCAAGTCCTATATCATCGAATCTGTTCCAAACCCTCAATAGTGGTACCAGCAAATCCCTAATGTTCTCTTCCTCCTCATTCAGCCAAGACTGTGAACTGTCCAGTGGTACCTAATTTCTCCATATTGTATAATAAGGTCAAAAGCAAACCCAGGCCCATGTATGCAAGCATTTACTGGACATCACATGGATAACATTATTAATGGGCCCTGCCTGTTTTCAACTCTCTCACATTTTTCTATTATTGCATTTAGAGAATCTCACAGAAATTTATATAATTTGACTGGATAACAAGAAAGTCAACATTACCAGGCAGTGTTATTTGATGAACTTAAAGAATGAGAGGATTATTAACAGTCGGATTAGTTTACCCGATCCTAGGCGTTTACAAAGAGAAGCATCAGTGAATAGTGAATAGTCCTCCCCTCTAAAACTCTATGATCCCGTCGGTGCTCTCCTCCTGTCCCCTCAACTAGTCATTTTCATACAGGAGAAACCAGAGCACCAGCTGACTAGCAAAGAATTTAGTGTTAAACACTTAAACCCTGCATTATCATTCAGCTCGAACCTGGGGAGGTCAGGCAATGATTCAGAAACGAAGCTTCGAGTGATGGAAGCCTAGCCCTGCTGGGTTTGCAGCTAAACGAAATCATGAGCTGGATTCGGTTAGAGGTAGCAATATATATACGGCATCCAACTATGTCATACACATGCTTGCCTCATAATGCTCGCCTTGTTGATAAAAGCAAAATCTGTTCGCAAAGCAAGGTAAGGCAAGACAAAGTTTGATCCCATGAAAGCTTTAAATGGCATTGGGATGCATGCAAGGCAGGATCTTGGATTCTAGATGCCTCAACTAGCTTGATACTAGCTCAATTGGTTGACTGCTTCTCTTTGCTATGCTGTCATTGCCAAATTACCTTAAACAGCTACTTAATAGGCGAACAAAACAAACTGGTGTGTGAACTTTTTCATCTCAATCAACTTAAAAAATAAAGTTCATGAATATTTGATTTATACATCTTACATCTTATTCGTTTTTAAATACTTTAAACCGTATTTCTAATGAAACGCACAAAAACATATCAAACGATCGGATAGTTATATTGACTTTCTTGCATTATAGACGTTGTTGCAAGACTCACATTCTGCCTATGGTGTTACTATATATGTGTACTAATAGGTCATTTGTGGCAATTGATATACAAATTCGGTAACCTTGGACCTTCACATTATCGATAACCTGCCCCAATATTGATGATTGATCCACAAAAGAAAACAAAAGAGGTCAAGTAGTTGTGGTTGGTGGTTAACAGAACTACAGAAGGCTCGTGGATAACATAAGAAGCTTTCTTTGGTCATCAAATTGTTTATATGTTTCTGCGTTACAGCCTTGCAGGCTTAGCAACAACAGCTAGTTCCGAGGTCACAGAATACCTTATCGAAAATGCTAGAGACCAATGGTGACCAGACATTTCCATCTGCTGTGGCATGTGATACCATTTACTAGATTCATTTCCTTTACAAAACTACAAAAACCCAGCAACCAAAAAAACTAGCTTACATTTACTTCCTTGAACAACCTATAATTGTTCCACAAAATGTGAAAACCCTAAATCTTAGTACATGAAAAGAGGAATCAGTCAAAAAATGAACAAGTAAAGCAAACATAAAAGAAGCAGCAAAAGGAACTAAATTTCAGCATCAATGGCGCAATTAGAGGCGGGGTTATAGTCCTAATTTACTTTTACTCATGAATGATGGATTAAATTGCTTTCCTTCTAAGCAATTATCATAGCTCCAAAACGCGTATAGCCTCCCCATCCACAAGTAGAGCATTGCTGTAGTTTTTCAAAAGCACTTTTGCAGTTTTCCTCTATAAAAAAGCACTAATGTAATCATAGGACATATTTGGTGAAGCACTTTTTTCCCGCGCTGCTGCTATAAAAGCTCTCACTAACTCATTGCTACTCCATTTATTGTGGCCCAGAGAAAAACAAAGAGAGATAGAGAAACCCAGAATCTGAGGTTTTGTGAGGTTTGGCATTTTTGCAGGGACAATGGGGAAAGCAGTCTTGCTTCAACTGCTGTTTGGGGCTTTGGCTGTTGTGTTAAGCGCTTCTGTGGTGAAAGCAGAGGACCCTTATAAGTTCTACACCTGGACTGTGACTTATGGGACTCTTTCTCCTCTGGGTGTTCCCCAACAGGTTGGTTTCAAATCTCAGTTGCCATTTTTTGTACTGTCAGTTCTGGTTTTGGATTGTTTGGGATTCTAAAGATTGGATCTTTGTGATGTATGAAGGTGATACTTATCAATGGTCAATTTCCTGGGCCTAGACTTGATGTGGTGACCAATGACAACATCATCCTCAACCTCATTAACAAGCTGGACCAGCCTTTTCTGCTAACATGGTCAGTTCACTATTTTCCAAATCCAATCTCAATTTTGTCAAAATGCCTTGCTTTTTAGTGTTAATGATTTTCCCATTCTTTTATCTCTTTTTTTTTTTTCGGATTTCCTTGAAGAATTTACTTTTAAAGCATGAAGCTTTGAGCCATTGGGGCTTTTCTAGCAGTAATTAAGTGAGAAGAATCATAATGTTGGTTCAATATTGAGATAAAGAATTGCTGGTGGTGTTAAAGGCATGTTTTTGCTTGAATCTTTAATAAGCTTGTAGAATTTTAGGACAGTTGGATATGAAATTAACCCAGATGACTGCATAAGGCTTCCTTGAGTAATGTAGGTAACTTTTCCTTTAGGATTACACAGAAATGGATGAAAAAGTTGGATTGTTATTCACAGAATTTTCTAGTCTGTTCTTTCTTGCATTCTTTGCGTATTTGTTTGATTGTAACATTCAGCGTAATAAGAAATTTGCTTGGCTGCAACCAGGAATGGGATTAAGCAGAGGAAAAACTCATGGCAGGATGGGGTATTGGGAACCAATTGCCCCATCCCTCCAAACTCAAACTATACCTACAAATTTCAGCCCAAGGATCAGATAGGTACCTTCACATATTTTCCATCAACTAAATTGCACAGAGCTGCCGGAGGGTTTGGAGGTCTCAATGTCTACTCGAGACCTAGAATTCCAATCCCATATCCAATCCCTGAGAGTGATTTCACTTTACTTGTTGGTGATTGGTACAAGGCCAGCCATCAGGTAAGAAAAGCATCATTGATAAATGTCATTCTATAAGTGATGATGTTACAATGTTGCAGTCTACGTGTTTGATCAAAGGTTCTTCATGTTTCATTAAGTCATTATATTGTTTATCATATTGTTTTTGTGTTTACAGGCATTGCAGAAATCATTGGACTCAGGGAAGTCTCTTCCATACCCCAACGGTCTTCTTATAAATGGCCAGGCTAGTTCTACCTTCACTGGTGATCAAGGTAGCCTTATGAACACTTTAATTAGATCAAATTTAGTTGGTTAACCTTCTCTCCAAATGAAAGTGTTTAACTGTGTTTTCATCGTTATGAGTTCAGGCAAAACATACATGTTTAGGGTCTCAAATGTGGGATTGTCAACCTCATTAAACTTCAGAATCCAGGGCCATAAAATGAAGCTAGTTGAATGTGAAGGATCTCACACACAACAGAACATATATGACTCTCTTGACGTGCATGTTGGCCAATCTTTTTCCGTTCTACTTACCTTAGATCAGCCTCCAAAGGATTACTACATAGTGACATCCACCCGATTCACTAGGCGTGTTCTTACAGCCACTGCTGTACTACACTACTCGAACTCTCACACTTCGGTTTCTGGACCTGTACCTGCTGGTCCTAGATACCAATTTCACTGGTCTATGCAGCAGGCCAGAACTTTCAGGTATACATAAGAAGAGATTAAAACATGATGAGCCTCACATTTGCTGGAAATTAAATAGTGATGGTTTAGTTTGATGGTTTTCAACTTGGTTTTTGTTGCAGGTGGAATTTGACAGCAAACGCAGCCAGGCCTAACCCTCAGGGCTCATACCATTATGGACAGATAGTACCAACAAAGACAATTGTATTGGCCAGTTCAGCACCTTTAATAAATGGAACTCTGCGTTACGCATTTAACCGAGTCTCCTACGTTAACCCTGACACACCATTAAAGCTTGCTGATTACTTTAACATCCCTGGAGTCTTCAGCTTTGATGCCATCCAATCCGTTCCCTCCGGCGGCCCTGCAATCTTAGCTACACCTGTGTTGCCATCCTCACACCATGACTTCCTTGAAATTGTTTTCCAAAACAATGAAAGGACTATGCAATCTGTGCATCTAGATGGTTATGATTTCTGGCCTGTTGGGTATGTAAAATGTGCTTTCTTGTGTTTATACTTTTTCAGATGTGTGTCTGTGTGTGTAGATTAATGGACTTTATAGACTGACCTTCTCTATTGTTTGAACAATTACAGCTATGGTTCTGGACAGTGGCAACCAGCAAAGAGAAGAACCTACAATCTAGTTGATGCTCTAACTAGACATACAGTTCAGGTATTTAGCTTTGGTTGCTCTTTTACTTGGACACTTTAGATTGCTTTGCTTTTCGGTGAGATTAAAAATGCATTTTCTACGTTCTTAAAGGTTTTTCCAAACTCTTGGAGTACCATATTGGTGTCATTAGACAACCAAGGAATGTGGAACTTGAGGTCAGCTCTATGGGAAAGGCAGTATCTTGGGCAACAGCTCTATCTCAGGGTTTGGAATCCAACCCAAAACCTTGCTAATGAATACAACATTCCTTCAAACGCTCTTATGTGTGGAAAAGCTGTAGGACGACACCCTTAGGATTGATTATGGTAATTCTACAGTGTCTGGTTCTTGAGTCATGAAGGTTTGACTGAAGTGAGGACAAATTTGAGAAGATAAATTAAAGAAGAAGATTCATTTAACGTTTATTTCCTCAGTTGTATCTGAATTTAGATGAACTTAATTTTCTTATCATTTTACCAAAAATGATTGTATGAGCTAGTTATATAAATCTCTATAGAAATCTGAGGTCAGAAGTTTGCTCAATTTTTCCTTCCCTTTAGTTTGCTCAATGTTTCTTTCACTACGATTCATCATCACTGGTATTAAGGGTCAAAAAGCAGCCATCAATGGTCGAAAGTGTGTGGACTGATTCTAATTCTAATAACCAAATTGACTGGGACACGGACTGTTACAGATTCGGTCAAGAGGAAGAAACCTATAATATTGTAGCCGCTCATGGTTATTTTGGCCGATTGATCATTATCATGGGAATTCGAAACTGATTTCTGTTCTTTAAAAGATGATGTCTTCAGCACAAGTTTGATTAATCAGTAGCAAAGTTCAGATAGCTAAATGAGGGAGCACTGCTAGATAATTAACCTGTAGAACCCGGCCCTCAAGCATAGCTACTCGCTCCATTAGCGTGCCTTTACAATGTACTTCAATTGCAGATGACAGAGGCTTGAAGGATTCACGATCTTGTGCAAGATCATTGCTTTCACAGGCAGGAGTAGTACCAGAACTAGAGGAATGCTTGGATGACAAGCAATGCTTCTCTTTCAGAAACTGCTGCAGCATCATCAAAATATCAGTGTTCTAAAAATCGGTCACCCAACCCGCCTAGGCGGCAGTAGACCTTGGAGAGGAACGACAAATCGACACTCCTAGGCGGAAGAGCCTTTAGGAGGCATCTAGGCAGTCTAGGCGACTTTTGGGCGGGTCTAGGCGGCCTCTGGGCGGCTCTAAGTGGGTCAAGGCAGTTCTGTCGTGGGTCTAGGCGGCCTTTAGGAGAGTCTACGTGGGTCTAGGCGACCACTAGACGGCTCTAGGCGGGTCT encodes the following:
- the LOC101304387 gene encoding reticulon-like protein B13-like; the encoded protein is MSETDQTYRSALPSSDSVRDIFLWKKKKQSVLLLSIATATWVLLKVYLFNFLTVISWAAMFVVTSLFLWANMLRFFNKEPPNLYGMLEVTEETALRTANSIRAWIEEGIRWMFWVAAEREWFVFAGTAAGLWLLSRVGGYVDLLTFLYTGVVMGMTIPVIYVRYKENLKRSEEWVKAQARRYHDMVDEKVVKNIKNKVTVTNENYKDKKVE
- the LOC101304677 gene encoding L-ascorbate oxidase homolog translates to MGKAVLLQLLFGALAVVLSASVVKAEDPYKFYTWTVTYGTLSPLGVPQQVILINGQFPGPRLDVVTNDNIILNLINKLDQPFLLTWNGIKQRKNSWQDGVLGTNCPIPPNSNYTYKFQPKDQIGTFTYFPSTKLHRAAGGFGGLNVYSRPRIPIPYPIPESDFTLLVGDWYKASHQALQKSLDSGKSLPYPNGLLINGQASSTFTGDQGKTYMFRVSNVGLSTSLNFRIQGHKMKLVECEGSHTQQNIYDSLDVHVGQSFSVLLTLDQPPKDYYIVTSTRFTRRVLTATAVLHYSNSHTSVSGPVPAGPRYQFHWSMQQARTFRWNLTANAARPNPQGSYHYGQIVPTKTIVLASSAPLINGTLRYAFNRVSYVNPDTPLKLADYFNIPGVFSFDAIQSVPSGGPAILATPVLPSSHHDFLEIVFQNNERTMQSVHLDGYDFWPVGYGSGQWQPAKRRTYNLVDALTRHTVQVFPNSWSTILVSLDNQGMWNLRSALWERQYLGQQLYLRVWNPTQNLANEYNIPSNALMCGKAVGRHP